In one window of Firmicutes bacterium HGW-Firmicutes-1 DNA:
- a CDS encoding oxidoreductase — MKKAIVIGASSGIGRELAIRLSKGGYFVGVTGRRVELLEEIKGMFPQQILIKKMDVTNTEEAMKNLKNLIGDLGGLDLIIINAGFGHINKELNWESEKHTIEVNALGFTAMVNVAYRYFRKEKKGCIVGISSIASIRGSSYAPAYSASKAFVSNYLEGIRGLSKKEKSHIKIIDVKPGFVDTAMAKGDKVFWVAPVEKAAKQILVAIEKGREKVIVTKRWVIISSLMKILPEWIYAKL; from the coding sequence ATGAAAAAAGCGATCGTAATCGGAGCAAGTAGTGGTATAGGAAGAGAACTAGCTATAAGACTCAGTAAAGGGGGCTATTTTGTTGGTGTGACAGGACGACGGGTAGAATTATTGGAAGAAATTAAAGGGATGTTTCCACAACAAATCCTCATTAAAAAAATGGATGTTACAAATACAGAGGAAGCAATGAAAAATCTTAAGAATCTTATTGGTGATTTAGGCGGACTGGATTTAATCATTATTAACGCAGGATTTGGTCATATAAATAAAGAACTGAATTGGGAATCGGAGAAACATACAATCGAGGTTAATGCACTTGGATTCACAGCGATGGTAAATGTGGCTTATAGATATTTTCGTAAAGAAAAAAAGGGGTGTATTGTAGGTATCTCATCTATTGCCAGTATCAGAGGCAGTTCCTATGCTCCAGCTTATAGTGCGTCTAAAGCGTTTGTCTCTAATTATTTGGAAGGTATCAGAGGTTTATCAAAAAAGGAAAAATCACATATCAAAATCATTGACGTTAAACCTGGATTCGTTGATACTGCTATGGCGAAGGGAGATAAAGTGTTTTGGGTTGCACCGGTTGAAAAAGCTGCAAAGCAAATATTAGTAGCCATTGAAAAGGGAAGAGAAAAAGTCATTGTTACAAAGAGATGGGTGATTATTAGTAGTCTAATGAAAATCTTGCCTGAATGGATTTATGCTAAGCTATAA